The following coding sequences are from one Plectropomus leopardus isolate mb chromosome 10, YSFRI_Pleo_2.0, whole genome shotgun sequence window:
- the LOC121949012 gene encoding C-X-C chemokine receptor type 2-like isoform X2, which produces MVTGDRRSVEKYIVCSLSPCDIHSASHKEDTTMSDFGSIYDELNFTYNDTEFIVNPETQPCDPFTVPDGVTVVVSVFYVIIFLLAIPGNLVVGLVIGLSKQSLPPSDLYLLHLAVADLLLAITLPFWATAVTMGWVFGDAMCKIVTILQELSFYSSILFLTCISMDRYMVIVRAMEARRANRQRVSWGVCAIVWAVGVLLSLPGLLNSSFQSQNSSQIVCAEQYDPISADVWRLATRILRHTLGFFIPLAIMLPCYGVTIRRLLHIRGGFQRQRAMRVIVFVVVAFLLCWMPYHIAVMADTFFRAKIVPYRCPARMAVDQAMFATQSLGLLHSCVNPVLYAFVGEKFRKSLLQIMRKMGLLERASVSRTSRSSLSSEITSTFM; this is translated from the exons ATGGTTACTGGTGATAGGAGGAGTGTCGAGAAGTACATCGTTTGTTCCCTGTCTCCTTGTGACATACACAGTGCCTCCCATAAAGAAGACACCACAATGTCTG ACTTTGGCTCAATTTACGATGAACTCAACTTTACTTATAATGACACGGAGTTCATCGTAAACCCCGAGACGCAGCCCTGCGACCCCTTCACCGTCCCAGATGGAGTGACGGTCGTTGTCAGCGTGTTTTATGTCATCATCTTTCTGCTGGCCATTCCTGGAAACCTCGTCGTGGGGCTGGTGATCGGCCTGAGCAAGCAGTCCTTGCCTCCCTCTGACCTCTACCTCCTCCACCTGGCAGTCGCCGACCTCCTGTTGGCCATCACCCTCCCGTTCTGGGCCACGGCTGTTACGATGGGTTGGGTGTTTGGAGACGCCATGTGCAAAATCGTCACCATCCTCCAAGAGCTGAGCTTCTACTCCAGCATCCTCTTCCTGACTTGCATTAGTATGGACCGGTACATGGTGATTGTGCGGGCCATGGAGGCGCGCAGGGCTAACAGACAGCGAGTCAGCTGGGGAGTGTGCGCCATTGTCTGGGCTGTTGGAGTGCTTCTGTCTCTGCCAGGGCTTTTAAATTCCTCCTTCCAATCTCAAAACTCGAGTCAAATTGTGTGTGCCGAGCAGTATGATCCCATCAGTGCTGACGTGTGGCGGCTGGCCACCAGAATCCTCCGCCacactttgggtttttttatccCCTTGGCCATCATGCTGCCCTGTTATGGCGTCACAATCCGGCGCCTCCTTCACATCCGCGGGGGATTTCAGCGGCAGCGCGCCATGCGAGTGATTGTGTTCGTGGTAGTCGCCTTCCTGCTTTGCTGGATGCCGTACCACATTGCAGTGATGGCAGACACGTTCTTCAGGGCAAAGATAGTGCCGTACCGGTGCCCGGCGAGGATGGCAGTGGATCAGGCCATGTTTGCCACTCAGAGTCTGGGCCTGCTGCACAGCTGTGTCAACCCGGTGCTGTATGCGTTTGTCGGAGAGAAGTTCAGGAAAAGCTTGTTGCAGATTATGAGGAAGATGGGCCTCCTGGAGAGAGCATCTGTGTCCAGAACCAGCAGGTCGTCACTGTCATCAGAAATCACATCAACGTTCATGTGA
- the LOC121949012 gene encoding C-X-C chemokine receptor type 2-like isoform X1: protein MVTGDRRSVEKYIVCSLSPCDIHSASHKEDTTMSDPNTSAFIIDFGSIYDELNFTYNDTEFIVNPETQPCDPFTVPDGVTVVVSVFYVIIFLLAIPGNLVVGLVIGLSKQSLPPSDLYLLHLAVADLLLAITLPFWATAVTMGWVFGDAMCKIVTILQELSFYSSILFLTCISMDRYMVIVRAMEARRANRQRVSWGVCAIVWAVGVLLSLPGLLNSSFQSQNSSQIVCAEQYDPISADVWRLATRILRHTLGFFIPLAIMLPCYGVTIRRLLHIRGGFQRQRAMRVIVFVVVAFLLCWMPYHIAVMADTFFRAKIVPYRCPARMAVDQAMFATQSLGLLHSCVNPVLYAFVGEKFRKSLLQIMRKMGLLERASVSRTSRSSLSSEITSTFM, encoded by the exons ATGGTTACTGGTGATAGGAGGAGTGTCGAGAAGTACATCGTTTGTTCCCTGTCTCCTTGTGACATACACAGTGCCTCCCATAAAGAAGACACCACAATGTCTG ATCCAAACACATCTGCTTTTATTATAGACTTTGGCTCAATTTACGATGAACTCAACTTTACTTATAATGACACGGAGTTCATCGTAAACCCCGAGACGCAGCCCTGCGACCCCTTCACCGTCCCAGATGGAGTGACGGTCGTTGTCAGCGTGTTTTATGTCATCATCTTTCTGCTGGCCATTCCTGGAAACCTCGTCGTGGGGCTGGTGATCGGCCTGAGCAAGCAGTCCTTGCCTCCCTCTGACCTCTACCTCCTCCACCTGGCAGTCGCCGACCTCCTGTTGGCCATCACCCTCCCGTTCTGGGCCACGGCTGTTACGATGGGTTGGGTGTTTGGAGACGCCATGTGCAAAATCGTCACCATCCTCCAAGAGCTGAGCTTCTACTCCAGCATCCTCTTCCTGACTTGCATTAGTATGGACCGGTACATGGTGATTGTGCGGGCCATGGAGGCGCGCAGGGCTAACAGACAGCGAGTCAGCTGGGGAGTGTGCGCCATTGTCTGGGCTGTTGGAGTGCTTCTGTCTCTGCCAGGGCTTTTAAATTCCTCCTTCCAATCTCAAAACTCGAGTCAAATTGTGTGTGCCGAGCAGTATGATCCCATCAGTGCTGACGTGTGGCGGCTGGCCACCAGAATCCTCCGCCacactttgggtttttttatccCCTTGGCCATCATGCTGCCCTGTTATGGCGTCACAATCCGGCGCCTCCTTCACATCCGCGGGGGATTTCAGCGGCAGCGCGCCATGCGAGTGATTGTGTTCGTGGTAGTCGCCTTCCTGCTTTGCTGGATGCCGTACCACATTGCAGTGATGGCAGACACGTTCTTCAGGGCAAAGATAGTGCCGTACCGGTGCCCGGCGAGGATGGCAGTGGATCAGGCCATGTTTGCCACTCAGAGTCTGGGCCTGCTGCACAGCTGTGTCAACCCGGTGCTGTATGCGTTTGTCGGAGAGAAGTTCAGGAAAAGCTTGTTGCAGATTATGAGGAAGATGGGCCTCCTGGAGAGAGCATCTGTGTCCAGAACCAGCAGGTCGTCACTGTCATCAGAAATCACATCAACGTTCATGTGA